A stretch of DNA from Yoonia sp. BS5-3:
GGCATTCTTGAGGCGCGCGGCCAGCCTTTTTTGCCCGCATTGGAACGCCGCGGCATCACCCAGCGGGGGATCGGGCGGGACCATATCGCACCACATGCAGCAATTCCGGTGATGACAGTGCTTGGCCTTGAGCTGGCCTTTCTTCTGGAAGGGGCCGTTCTGGTTGAGATCATCTTTGCCCGGCCGGGTCTCGGCAGCTTTCTTGTGCAAGCCATCCTGACACGGGATTTTCCCAAAGTGCAGGCGGTTGTGATCGTGGCTGCTTTGCTTTTCGTGATCATCAACCTGCTGATCGATCTGATCTACGCCCTGCTTGATCCCCGGATCGGGGAAACGCATGCGTAGCGTCGTCATTCTGGCAATTGTCTTGGCGGCGTTTGCGGGGCTGGGACCCATGCTCGCGCCTTATGATCCAACGGCGATCGACATTCCACACAGGCTCAGCGGCCCGCATGGCGCACACCCTTTGGGGACGGATGCGCTGGGGCGGGATATCCTGTCGCGATTGCTTTACGGGGCACGTTGGTCACTGGGTCTGGCCTTTTTCATTTCCGTGATGGGTCTGACAATCGGGACCATCATGGGGCTTGTGGCAGCGCAAGGCGGCAGGCTGGCTGATTGGATCGTCATGCGAACAACCGATACATTTCTCGCCTTCCCCGAGCTTGTTGCGGCCGTGGTCATCGCAGGGGTACTGGGCGCAGGCACAGGCAGCCTGATCTTTGCGCTGACAGTCACAGGCTGGATGCGCTACGCCCGGGTGGCACGGGGGATTGGCCTGTCGTTGCAAACGCGCGGCTATGTGGTGCAGGCAAAACTGGCAGGAATGTCCGCAATCGCGATCGCACGCTGGCATTATCTGCCTGCGCTGCTGCCATCTTGGGCGGTGGTGTGGACGGGCATGTTCGCGCGGGCCATCTTGGGGATCTCGGCATTGGGGTTTTTGGGCTTCGGGATGCAACCGCCACTGCCCGAATGGGGCACAATGCTGCTGGACGCACGCATCCACATGCGCTCCACCCCGTTACAAATGATCTGGCCGGGACTTGCGGTGGTGATCTGCGTGCTTGCAATCAACCTGACCGGAGACGCGCTCCGCGACGCGCTTGCAAAGGAAGACCAACAAGGATGAGCATCTCTGACCGCCCCAGCCTGGGCATCGGCCTGCGGGTTCTGTCGGGCATCCTTTTCACCGCGATGGTAGTTTGCGTCAAAGCGGTCAGCGACAGCGTGCCCGTGGGGCAAACCGTCTTTTTCCGATCATTCTTTGCACTGATCCCATTGGTGATCTTTCTGGCACTGCGGCAGGAATTTCCAAGTGGGCTTGCAACCCAAAGACCCGTTGGGCACCTGATAAGGTCTGGTTTCGGGGCAGCGGCAATGTTTGCATCCTTCGCATCCGTCGCGCGATTGCCCGTGGCCGAGGCCATCCTGATCGCGCAACTCGCGCCGCTCTTTACAGCAATCGCAGCTGTCGTGTTCCTGTCGGAAAAATTGACAGACTGGCGCATCGCGGGATTGGCGCTTGGGTTCACCGGGGTGATCGTCTTGGTCTGGCCAGAGCTTGGGGGCGGCACGCTGGATGGACGCCGCTTGTTTGGGATCGGGTTTGGGCTGCTGACGGCGGTTTTAACCGCATTTGCATTGATCATGGTGCGAAGCCTCAATCGTACCGAAAGCCCCGGCGCCATCGCATTTTACTTTGTTGTCGTCGCAATGATCGGCGGGCTGCTGAGCCTGCCATGGGGATGGGTGCTGCCGGATATGCAAACCATTCTGCTGCTGGTCCTGGCCGGGCTTTTCGGGGGGTTCGCGCATATCGCAATGACATTGTCATTCCGCTACGCCGAAGCATCCCGGCTGGCGCCGTTCGAATATATCACCCTCCTTTGGCCGGTCCTGGCTGACCTGTTGATATTTGGACTGACCTTAAGCAGCAGCTTTCTGTTCGCGCTTCCGCTTGTGCTAGGCGGGGCCGCCGTTGCTGCGGCCGAAAAACGACCTGCGAAAGCGCCCTAAACGGCAATATTGTCGATCAACCGGACCCCAGCCAACCAGGCGGCCGCGAATAGGCGCGCATCAGGTTTGGCATGCGGCAGCAGTGACAAATCTGTGCCATCGCGTAGTTCCAGATAATCAATGTCGGTAAAACCAGCGGCCTGAATGCGGGCCGTGGCATCTGCGATGATACCCGTCATCGCCGCCCCGCCGCGCAGCGCGTCGCGCATGTCGGTCATCACCTCGGCCAAGACAGGGGCGTGAATGCGCGAACGATCCGATAACAGCAGATTGCGCGATGACATGGCCAAACCATCCTCTTCGCGGATCGTGGGGCAGCCGATGACCTCTATCGGGATGTCCAGATCAGCGGCCAGGCGGCGGACCACCTGCAATTGCTGGTAGTCCTTTTCACCAAAGAATGCGTAATCAGCCGATGTTTGCAAGAACAGCTTTGGCACCACAGTCGCCACGCCATCAAAGTGGCCCGGGCGTGTGGCACCGCAGAGCATATCCGTCAAACCCGCAACCGTGACCGTCGTCGCGAACCCATCAGGATAGATCTGATCGGGTCCGGGGACATAGATCAGATCCACGCCGATGCTTTCCAGCTTGCGGGCGTCATCCTCTTCGGTGCGCGGATAGTTTTCCAGATCATCGGGATTATTGAACTGCTTGGGATTCACGAAAATCGTGACAATGACGCGGTCACATTTTTCCCGCGCCGCCCGGGCGAGCGACAAATGCCCCTGATGCAGCGCGCCCATCGTGGGCACCACGCCAATGGTCTGCCCAGCCTTGCGCCAGCCGGCGGTCACCGCACGCAGCCCGGCAAGCTGCCGTTCAATCGGGGCGATCACTTTGGGGCCTCATCGGCAAAGATATGTTCCGCGGCCGGAAAGGTGCGGGCGCGCACCTCGGCAGCATAGGCGGCAATCGCGGCAGCCCCCTCATCGCCCAGATGGGCATAGCGCTTGACGAATTTCGCCTTGAACGCCGTGAACAGGCCCAACATGTCATCGACAACCAAAATCTGACCGTCACAGCCTGCGCTGGCCCCAATACCAATGGTCGGAATGGGCAAAAGCGCCGTGATCTCATCGGCAAGGCTGGCCGGGACCTTCTCCAAAACGACCGCAAAAGCACCTGCGTCACTGACCGCCTGCGCATCGGCGATCAAAGCATCACGGGCGGCACCGCGCCCCTGCACCTTATAGCCGCCCAGCGTATTCACAGATTGCGGGGTCAGACCCACATGAGCCATCACCGGAATGCCGCGGGCCACCAGAAAGGCGATGGTGTCGGCCATCGCGACACCGCCCTCCAGCTTCACAGCACCCGCCCCCGTCTCGGCCATCAGGTGGGCCGCATTGCGAAACGCATGTTCGCGGCTTTCCTCATAAGACCCAAAGGGCATGTCGATGACCATCATAGCACTGGACAGGCCGCGGGCGACGGCCTGTCCATGCATGATCATCATCTCCATGGTCACACCCAGGGTCGAGGGCAGCCCATGCAGCACCATCCCCACGCTATCGCCCACCAGAACAAAATCGCAATGGTCATCCATCATCTGGGCCATGGGCGTTGTATAGGCGGTCAAACTGACCAACGGAGTCCCACCCTTCGCGGCCCGAATATCATCCGGCAGCGGGGCACGTTTCTTGGCTGTGGCGCTCATCTGAGGATCCCTCTTTTTGGCTGCGGGTCAGATAACAGGCAATCTGCGGGCTTGCTAGGCGGAAGCGGAAAAGCACCTTGGCGAACGTGGCGTCGGTGTTGCCGACAAAGCCACCGTCGGGAAAATGTCGTCCTAGTACTGTGAACCTGATCGACACCGATCAGCAACGCAGCTTTAGGCCTCGCGGGATAAGTCAGAGTGTCGGGGTGCGCTCGATTGAAACGTGAGACGAAAACCGTTGTCAAAGAGAGATTTTGCCTCCTGCCCCAAGTAATAAGAACCGGTCCGTTTGAACTGTTTCTTTGTCATCCTAGAAAGCGCACTAAAGACCGACTTCGACCAGTCATCCGTGAACGTGTTGGCCAATCGCCCTGAGATTAGACAGTCTTCTTGAGCAAAAATTCCACCTTCCTGCAGAACAACACATCTATCAACGTCCATAGGGGACAAGTCATACCTAATGCCGCCAGCTTTCAGCTTTATCGGCCGTGAGTTAGGCTCGTCTCCTTTTGGCACTAGTAGAATTGAACGACCTAAAAAGCCGCTTGGAGAAGTCCAGAAAAGGTCTATTTCAGAAGCTTCTGCACATACTTTGACTTTAGGACAATCGTAGCTCTCTAAGAAGGCATAGTTGTACTCGAAACTCTCTTCGAACTCTTTGCAAAGCTGTAGCATGTCGGTTGAGGTTGCATAAACCTCTACGGTTTGTCCGCGCATTCTTCGAATTCTCTCGGTTAAGAGTTTGATCCAATTGCTTTAGCCTTTTGGTCACCCTCACTCAATCGTCAAGGAGACCGTGGGCTCAAACCCAACTGCAGACCAAAACGCCTCTTCCTACCACCCCACTTGATTTGCCGCACGCTTCCGTCAAGACTGATCCCCGACAACCGGGGATGATTAACAATGACCTACGCACGCACTGGCCTGACAGCCGCACTCGCCCTTTGCGCCACAACGGCGCTGGCGCAAGACAGCATTACCGTGGCCATTCAGCTCGAGCCACCGAACCTCGACCCCACGGGCGGGGCGGCGCAGGCAATCGACAGTGTGCTTTATGCCAATGTCTTCGAAGGTCTGACCCGGTTTGATGCCAACGGGGCCATTCTGCCCGCGCTGGCGCGCAGCTGGGATATATCCGAGGAAGGTCTGGTCTACACCTTCACGCTTGCCGATGGGGTCAGCTTCCATGACGGCACCACCATGGACGCCGAAGACGTCAAATTCAGCCTTGATCGCGCCCGGGCCGAAGATAGCACCAACGCGCAAAAGGGCCTGTTTGAAGGGATCACCGATGTAACGGTCATCGACCCACAAACGGTGCAGGTCACGCTTGCCCAGCCGAATGGGAATTTCCTGTTTAACCTCGCATGGGGTGACGCGGTGATCGTGGCGCCGGAAAGCATTGCCGATATTGCCAGCAGTCCCATCGGGACCGGCCCGTTCACCTTCGCCGATTGGGTACAAGGCGACCGGATCGAACTGACGCGCAACGCCGATTACTGGGGTGCTGCCCCTGCACTGGAAAGCGCCACCTTCCGGTTCATCGCCGACCCGACCGCCGCCTTTGCCGCCGTGATGGCCGAGGACGTGGACGCCTTCATCGGTTTCCCCGCCCCCGAAAACCTGCCGCAATTCGAGGCAGACCCCCGGTTCCAGGTCCTCGTTGGGAACACCGAGGGCGAAACGATTCTGTCCACCAACAACAAGATGCCGCCCTTCGACAACGTATTGGTCCGACAAGCCGTGGCGCACGCCATAGACCGGCAAGCGATCATCGACGGGGCGATGTTCGGGCTCGGCACGCCCATCGGCACGCATTTCGCACCGCACAACCCCGACTATGTCGATCTGCTGGGCAACTCCCCCTACGACCCCGAACGGGCCAAGGAACTGCTGGCCGAAGCAGGCTTCGCCGACGGCTTCACCACCACCCTGAAACTGCCCCCACCCTCCTACGCACGGCGCGGGGGCGAGATTATCGCGAGCCAATTGCGCGCGGTCGGGATCGAAACCGAAATCAGCAACGTCGAATGGGCGCAATGGATCGAGGACGTCTTCACCAACAAGGACTTCGGCCTGTCCATCGTCAGCCATACCGAACCCATGGATATCGGGATCTACGCCAACCCGGACTACTATTTCCAATACGATAACCCGGATTTCCAGACCCTGATGGAGACACTCAACGCCACAACAGACCCTGCAACGCGCAGCGATCTGCTGAAACAAGCGCAAACCATCATCTCAGAAGATTACGTCAACGGCTACCTCTTCGAACTAGCGGTCGCCACTGTTGCTAAGGCAGAAATCCAAGGGCTCTGGGTCAATCAACCCACCGCAGCGGTTGACCTGACCGGCGTCAGTTGGGCGAATTAAACCTTGCTGATCCGCCCCGAAACGCCCGCCAACATCGATGTGATCCATGACCTGACCCAAGCGGCCTTTGCCCCAAAGGCGTTCAGCGACGGCACCGAAGGGCCGATCATCAACGCCATGCGCGACGCAGGTGATCTGACGCTGTCACTGGTGGCAGAAGACGCCGGCACCATCATCGGCCATGTGGCCTTCTCGCCCGCCCACATCAGCGAGGCGGCGGGTGACTGGTACGGGCTTGGCCCGATCTCCGTCCGCGAAGACCGACAGGGGCAAGGCATCGGGCGCGCGCTGATCGAGGCAGGCATCGCCACGCTTGCGGAACAAGGTGCCGCCGGATGCGTGTTAACCGGGAACCCGAATATCTACCAACGCATCGGCTTCCGCTCTGATGGGAACTTGCATCACGCAGGCACCGAAGACCGGCACGTCCATTGGCGGCTGATCAACGGTGCCGCACCCAAAGGGCAGCTTCGCTTTGCCCCAGCCCTAGACGCGGCCTGATGATCCGCTACGCCGCAGGCCGCCTGACATCGCTTGTGATCAGCCTCTTCGTGGCCTCCATCGTTATTTTCGCCGTGATCGAGGTGATCCCCGGCGACCCCGCGGCCTTCATGCTGGGGGTGAACGCACGGCCCGATACCATCGCGGCACTCCGGGCCGAAATGGGGCTGGATCAGTCTCTAACACGGCGATATTTCGATTGGATCACGGGATTACTGCAAGGCGACTTCGGCCAATCCTGGACCTATAAAACCCCCGTCGCGGACCTGATCAGCGACCGGATCTGGGTCTCGCTCCCCCTCGCTGTCTACGCCCTGATCCTGTCCACACTCATCGCCTTCCCTGCCGGAATCTACGCGGCCAGCCGCCGTGGGGGCGCAGGCGATGTGACCATCATGGGGGCCACACAACTAGGCGTCGCCATCCCCAATTTCTGGTTTGCGATGATCCTTGTGCTAATTTTCGCCATCAACCTGCGCTGGTTCAGCGCGGGCGGCTTCCCCGGCTGGGACAACCCCGTTCAAGCGCTGAAATCCCTGACCCTCCCCGCCATCGCCTTGGCGCTACCGCAAGCCGCGATCCTTGCACGGGTCATGCGCTCATCCCTCCTGGATATGCTGGGCGAAGACTTCATCCGCACCGCCCGCGCCAAGGGGCTGTCCCGCCGCCAAGCCCTCTGGAAACATGCGGTACGCAACGCGCTGATCCCGGTGCTGACCATCATCGGATTGCAATTCTCATTCCTGCTGGCAGGCGGGATCATCATCGAACAAATCTTCTTCCTCCCGGGCCTCGGACGGCTGATTTTCCAATCCATCAGCGCGCGTGACCTGATCGTGGTGGAAAGCGTGGTGATGCTGCTGGTCTTCACCGTGATCATGGTGAATTTCCTGGTCGATCTGGCCTATGCGGCCGTTGATCCGCGCTTGCGATCCAAAGCATGAACCGCAATCTGATCATCGGCACGGCCCTGACGGCGGTCTTCATCACGCTGGCGATGCTGTCGTTCATCTGGACGCCTTACAACATCGAAACCCTCGACATCGCAAACAAACTACAATCGCCAAACAGCGCCTATCTGCTTGGCACCGATCACTTTGGGCGGGACATCCTGTCGATGATCATGATGGGCGCGCGCACCTCGCTGGCTGTGGCCTTTGTGGCCGTGGGCATCGGCATCGGGCTCGGCGTCCCGTTGGGACTTCTCGCGGCGGCACGGCATGGATCACTGTTGGACGAGATCATCATGCGCGGCAATGACCTTGTCTTTGCCTTCCCGTCACTGGTCATCGCGATCCTGATTACCGCCGTCTTCGGGGCCTCGGCAACCAACGCCATCATCGCCATCGGCATCTTCAATATCCCCGTTTTCGCGCGGCTGACACGCGGGGCGGCACTGCCTTTGTGGGAGCGTGACTTCATCCTCGCCGCCCGCGTCTGCGGCAAGTCCGCTACGCGCATATCGGTGGAACATATCATGCCGAACATCACGAACCTGATGATCGTCCAAGGGACCATCCAATTCTCGCTGGGCATCCTGGCCGAGGCCGCCCTGTCCTACATCGGCCTTGGCGCGCAACCCCCCACCGCCAGTTGGGGGCGGATGCTGGCCGACGCACAAACCTTGGTCAGCATCGCGCCCCACACAGCCCTCGTGCCCGGCTTTGCGATCCTGCTGATGGTGTTGGGGCTGAACCTGATGGGCGACGGTCTGCGCGACTGGCTCGACCCGCGCCTCCGGGTGATGCGGACATGAGCCTGCTGAGCATCAAAGACCTGTCCCTGTCCATCAGCGACACCGATATCCTGCATGACGTGGATATCGCCATGGCCGCCGGAGACATCGTGGCGATCACCGGCGAAAGCGGCTCTGGCAAATCCATGACCGCGCTCAGCGTGATGGGCCTGCTGCCGCGCGCGGCCAAAACCGGCGGCAGTGTCGTGCTGGATGGTGTCGATATCCTGCAAACGTCCGAACCCGATCTGTGCCAGATGCGCGGGAACACCATGGGGATGGTGTTCCAAGAACCCATGACCGCCCTGAACCCGGTGCAAACCATCGGCGCGCAGGTGGCCGAAACGATCCTGATCCACGAAAAGACAAGCAAGGCTGCCGCGCACGAACGCGCGGCGCAAATGCTGGAACGGGTCGGGCTGAAAGTCCCATCCAGCCGCTACCCGCACGAACTCTCCGGTGGACAACGCCAGCGGGTCGTCATCGCCATGGCTATCGCACTGCGGCCCAAACTGCTGATCGCGGATGAGCCGACAACCGCGCTTGATGTGACCACCCAGGCCCGCATCCTCGACCTGCTCCGCGACCTCGTGCGTGAATTTGACATGGGGCTGCTGATCATCACCCACGATCTGGCCGTGGTGGCCGATATCGCTGACACAATCGTCGTGATGCAAAACGGGCGCGTGGTCGAAAGCGGCCCGACGGCGCATTTGCTGCAAAATATGCAGCATCCCTACACGAAAGCGCTGTTTGCCGCCTCAACCCATCAGGTTTCGCTGTCTGTACGTACAGATTCTGTACAGCTTTTGTACGCCAAAAATATCGTCCGGGATTATCCGTTGCCACGGCAAAATATCCTCGGAGAACGCCCTAAATTTCGGGCGCTGGACGATGTCAGCTTCCACATCGCACACGGCGAACGGGTGGGTCTTGTCGGCGAAAGCGGATGCGGAAAATCGACACTCACACGGGCTATTTTAGGGTTAGAAGACGTCCAAGACGGCGAAATCCGACTGGACGGCGTACCCGTGTTCACCGGCAAAAAGCCCAACCTCTCGGTCCGCCGCAAAATGCAAGTCGTCTTCCAAGACCCCTACAGCAGCTTCAACCCCCGCCACAAGGTCGACCGACTGATCACAGAACCCTTCCACCTGCTGGAAAATCCACCCACAGGTAAGGCGCGTGAGACCGCGATTTCCAAAGCATTACAAGACGTTGGCCTGTCTTCTGACGACGCGGGAAAGTACATCCACGAATTCTCGGGCGGCCAACGACAGCGCATCGCCATCGCGCGCGCATTGATCATAGAGCCTGCGTTGATCATCTTCGACGAAGCCGTCAGCGCGCTGGATGTCTCCGTTCGGGCACAAGTGCTTGATCTAATTGCAGATATCTGCGGAAAACGGCAATTGGCCTATCTGTTTATCAGCCATGATCTGTCGGTAGTGCGCAGTGTCACAGACCGCGTCCTGGTCATGAAATCAGGGAAGATCGTGGAGCAAGGCGACACCGAAATCGTCTTTTCCAACCCGCAACATGCCTACACAAAATCGCTTATCGCAGCGGCACCGCAACTGCCAGAGGTCACCCATGCCACTGAAAATGTTTGATATTCCAGAGGTCTCGCATTTGATCGGCGGGGCTTGGATTCGTGGCGAGGCCCCGATCCAAGTCATGGATCCATCAACCTCTGTGCCCATATCCACCATTGCCCGGGGTACTGCGCAAGACATCGACGCAGCCGTGCAGGCCGCGCAAGATGCATTGGCGTCCGATTGGGGCCGCATGACCGCACGTGATCGGGGGCGGATATTGACCAGGATCGGACAGGCCGTGCTGGAACATATTGAAACCCTTGCCGAAGTTGAGGCACGGGACGTTGGTAAACCCCTGACACAGGCCCGCGCCGATGCGGTCGCTTTGGCCCGTTACATGGAATTTTACGGCGGCTCGACCGATAAAATCACAGGCGAAACAATACCTTATCTGGATGGCTATACCGTTTACACCCTGCGCGAGCCGCATGGTGTGACCGGCCATATCATCCCATGGAACTATCCGATGCAGATCATCGGGCGCTCGGTCGGGGCGGCGCTGGCCATGGGCAACGCCTGCGTGCTGAAACCGGCCGAAGACGCCTGTTTAACAGCGCTCGCCTTCGCCCAAATCGCCTTGGATGCAGGCCTACCGCCCGGTGCGTTGAATGTGGTTACGGGGCTGGGGTCCGAGGCTGGTGCTGCCCTCGCCGCGCATCCCGGCATCGCGCATATGTCCTTCACCGGATCGGTGCGCACCGGTGAGATGATACAGGCAGCTGCCGCCAAAAATGTGATCCCCGTCACGCTGGAATTGGGCGGGAAATCCCCGCAGTTGGTCTTTGATGACGCAGACCTTGATCGGGCGCTCCCGTTCCTTGTGAGTGCCGGCATTCAGAATGCGGGGCAGACCTGTTCGGCCTCCAGCCGTATTCTGGTGCAGCGCGGGGTCTATGACGACGTGGTCGCCCGTATGTCTGAGGCATATCAATCGCTTAAGGTTGGACCCGCCATAGATGATCTGGATGTCGGCCCGCTGATTTCGGCCCGGCAAAAAGAGATCGTGACCGGCTTTTTGGCGCAAGGCCGCGACCGGACGATGGCCGCCCAGGGGCAGATCGTGACGGATGCCAAAGGGCACTATGTCGCGCCGACTTTGTTCAAAGACGTACCCTATGATCATCCGCTCGCCCGTGACGAAATCTTTGGTCCGATCCAGGTGATCATCCCCTTTGAGGATGAGGAAGACGCGTTGCGGATCGCCAACAGCACCGATTACGGCCTTGTCGCTGCGGTCTGGACCAAAGACGGCGGGCGGCAGATGCGGCTGGCGAAGGCGTTGAAATCGGGACAGGTCTTTATCAACAATTATGGCGCAGGCGGCGGGGTAGAGCTGCCCTTTGGCGGGGTCGGGAAATCGGGCCATGGGCGCGAAAAAGGGTTTGAGGCGCTTTATGGCTTCTCTACCCTAAAAACCGTGGCGGCATGGCATGGGTGATAATATGAGGCTGGCAGACAAAACAGCACTCGTGACCGGTGGCGGGTCGGGGTTTGGCGCGGGTATTGCCCGGAAATTCGCGGCCGAAGGGGCCAAGGTTTATGTGGTGGATATTGACGCCGATGCGGCGCAGACTATCGCGACCGAGATCGATAGCGCGGCGATTGCCTGCGATGTCTCAGACGCGAAATCAGTCTCTAACATGGCCAAAACCGTATTGCAGACAGGCAATCTGGATATCCTAGTGAACAACGCGGGCGTCACCCATTTACCCAGTGCGTTAGAGGATGTTAGCGAAGCGGACTTTGATCGGGTTTGCAATGTGAACATGAAATCCGTCTACCTGACCGCCCGTGCCTTTGTGCCGCATTTCAAAGCGCGCAAATCGGGTGCGATCCTGAATATCGCTTCAACGGCCGGGGTGTCGCCGCGTCCGCGATTGAATTGGTATAACGCCTCCAAGGGCTGGATGATCACGGCGACCAAGACAATGGCGGTGGAACTGGCCCCCGATGGCATCCGCGTCAACGCGTTGAATCCGGTCGCGGGCGAAACGCCGTTACTGAAATCTTTCATGGGCGAGGATACCCCTGACATGCGCGCCAAGTTCATATCGACCATCCCCATCGGGCGGTTTTCAACACCGGAAGACATGGGTAATGCGGCCTGTTTTCTCTGCTCGGATGAGGCCAGCATGATCACAGGCGTGGCAATGGAGGTAGACGGTGGACGCTGCATATAAAACGGGCCCAAAGAACCTGATCACAGATGTCGCCCGCCTGAAGGTCGGCAATGCGCAGGATGATCTGCTGAAATCTGGCACGACGGTGCTGACAGCGGACGCTCCGTTTACGGCCAGCGTGCATGTGATGGGCGGTGCGCCCGGCACGCGCGAGACGGATCTTCTGGCCCCCGATCGGACAGTCACCCGAGTGGATGCACTGGTGTTGTCGGGTGGCTCCGGCTTTGGGCTTGA
This window harbors:
- a CDS encoding aldehyde dehydrogenase family protein, producing MPLKMFDIPEVSHLIGGAWIRGEAPIQVMDPSTSVPISTIARGTAQDIDAAVQAAQDALASDWGRMTARDRGRILTRIGQAVLEHIETLAEVEARDVGKPLTQARADAVALARYMEFYGGSTDKITGETIPYLDGYTVYTLREPHGVTGHIIPWNYPMQIIGRSVGAALAMGNACVLKPAEDACLTALAFAQIALDAGLPPGALNVVTGLGSEAGAALAAHPGIAHMSFTGSVRTGEMIQAAAAKNVIPVTLELGGKSPQLVFDDADLDRALPFLVSAGIQNAGQTCSASSRILVQRGVYDDVVARMSEAYQSLKVGPAIDDLDVGPLISARQKEIVTGFLAQGRDRTMAAQGQIVTDAKGHYVAPTLFKDVPYDHPLARDEIFGPIQVIIPFEDEEDALRIANSTDYGLVAAVWTKDGGRQMRLAKALKSGQVFINNYGAGGGVELPFGGVGKSGHGREKGFEALYGFSTLKTVAAWHG
- a CDS encoding glucose 1-dehydrogenase; this translates as MRLADKTALVTGGGSGFGAGIARKFAAEGAKVYVVDIDADAAQTIATEIDSAAIACDVSDAKSVSNMAKTVLQTGNLDILVNNAGVTHLPSALEDVSEADFDRVCNVNMKSVYLTARAFVPHFKARKSGAILNIASTAGVSPRPRLNWYNASKGWMITATKTMAVELAPDGIRVNALNPVAGETPLLKSFMGEDTPDMRAKFISTIPIGRFSTPEDMGNAACFLCSDEASMITGVAMEVDGGRCI